TGAGTCCTTCTGCTGTGACTGTTACGAGAGAAAGACCATTGTTGAACCGGAGTGCATTACTGATGTCCAGTTGAGAAATATCCCCTTCCACTTTGCCCGCCAACTCATTTTCCTGAGGAGGAAGTTTTTGGAGATCCTTGGGATCGGTCGATCCGGTCGGGAAGGAGACGATGCCGATGTTATCGCGGATGCCGCCCCCGTTTTTAAGAGAGACCAACACCGAGGAATCTGTTTTCTTTGCCTCTGCTAGGTTGGCATCCGCACTGAGGTTCCCTAGATTGGTTTCCTGGGTGCGAACATCGGCGCGTGTCCCGTTGAGGAAAAACTTAGTTTTGCCCGTGAGGGTTCCGTCCTGGGCCACAATGACCTCTCGTAGGGCATCGGTCAGCGCCACAATTTCAGGATCTTCTAACCCCTCTCCCCCAACGCGAGTGACCCCTGCTTCGTCGGTGGCGTAGGCGCCACTCACGTCGTCGTCGATGCTATCCGGATCAATCACACCATTGTCGTCAAACGTAACGACTAATTGCCCGACGTACTTATAATTGCCATCGGTGTTAACCACAGCGATGGGTTTATCCGAGGCAGAGGTTTCCAAAATCGGGTACGCCCCACCGACGCTGTCGCCTGCCCGCAGGGTATCCGTATCGTCTGCCAGCAGCGTATTTGATCCGCCTGCAATAATGACATCAACACCACTGAGCAACTTTGCTAGCTCTCGTTCAATTGAAAGCTGCTGCATGTGCGCCAGCAAAATGATGTGGTTAATGCCTTGTCCGGTCAGCGCATCCACCGCGTCTTGAATTTCGTCGGCAAGGGCTTGGAGTTCAGCAGGTGTAGGGTCGGCACCGAAGGGAGAGGGGGAAATGGTTACGCCACCCGGCGATGAAATAGTTCCTAGCGTCGGTGTCGTTGCGCCAATGACCCCAAAGTTGGTGCCATTGACATCAAGGACGACACTGCCCGTGATGGAATTGCCTTGGGGCGTTTTGCCATCGGGAACAACGAAATCGGCTAGCGCTGCATCAGTGCTAAAATCTAGGTTGGTGCTGAGATAGGGAAAATTCGTTCCCGTATAGGTTCCGTCTGCCGTGATCAGATCGGATACAAGGGACGTACCTAGATCAAATTCGTGGTTACCAAAGGCGATTGCCTGAAAGCCCAATTCATTCTGAATCAAAATATCAGCCCGACCCAATGCGCCTAGGTCAAACCCAGCGACAGGTTCATCAATGAATGAACTGGCGAGTAAAAATGGCCCTGGAATGTAGGCATCGCCAGACGAGAGCGTGAGCGTGCCATCTGCCCCAACATCCTGCCCTCTGAGGGCGTTCAGAACGGCTGAAAATCGAACTGCATCGTCTAAAGCGGGAATTCCAGCTTCCTGATCGGAGGCATGAAGCAGTTGTAGTGTGAAAGCCATAACCAACAATATCCTCGTGGTAGTACGGACGATTCGGGCGAATGAACCCCACCTTTCACAAATCCCACAGTCTTCTTAATGTTTCTTAATTATTTGGTTAATGAGCCACTACTATTCCGTTAAGAAATGGTCGTTGACGAAGTGTCTGAGGTGATCTCAGGTCAGAACCTACCCCTTCGGCGTTCCTACCCAAAAGGACGGAGATTGCGATCGCACTTTAAGATT
Above is a genomic segment from Synechococcales cyanobacterium T60_A2020_003 containing:
- a CDS encoding 5'-nucleotidase C-terminal domain-containing protein, which translates into the protein MAFTLQLLHASDQEAGIPALDDAVRFSAVLNALRGQDVGADGTLTLSSGDAYIPGPFLLASSFIDEPVAGFDLGALGRADILIQNELGFQAIAFGNHEFDLGTSLVSDLITADGTYTGTNFPYLSTNLDFSTDAALADFVVPDGKTPQGNSITGSVVLDVNGTNFGVIGATTPTLGTISSPGGVTISPSPFGADPTPAELQALADEIQDAVDALTGQGINHIILLAHMQQLSIERELAKLLSGVDVIIAGGSNTLLADDTDTLRAGDSVGGAYPILETSASDKPIAVVNTDGNYKYVGQLVVTFDDNGVIDPDSIDDDVSGAYATDEAGVTRVGGEGLEDPEIVALTDALREVIVAQDGTLTGKTKFFLNGTRADVRTQETNLGNLSADANLAEAKKTDSSVLVSLKNGGGIRDNIGIVSFPTGSTDPKDLQKLPPQENELAGKVEGDISQLDISNALRFNNGLSLVTVTAEGLKILMEHGVAGTAPGETPGRFPQVGGMSFSFDASRQAIAFDASGNVITPGERIRNLAIVDEQGRILDVVVKNGKVVGDPDREIRMVTLGFLADGGDGYPFPAVGTDIVDLVEDEVQTGKARFADNGTEQDALAEYLIKNFSDQPFKGRDVGPRKDARIQNLDARDDQVLRGSYLLEGSADNDLLKGKADDDVLNGLAGDDVILGNAGDDRLLGGKDDDVLVGGKGSNRLIDNSGNNLFVLETGGGIDQIVSFKTRRDTIGLIDLEFADLTLKSRGKGNKTTISSGDEVLAKISGVSADDLKAGSFQTVSLDDLIAI